A genomic window from Carassius auratus strain Wakin chromosome 45, ASM336829v1, whole genome shotgun sequence includes:
- the LOC113062887 gene encoding src substrate cortactin-like isoform X1: MWKAAAGQSVSVSVDDGGDDWETDPDFENDVSEKEQRWGAKTVAGSGHQEHINIHKLRERVSSEHTELKQKELEHMPKASHGYGGKFGLQQDRMDKARGFALLMHFSDAAVCLHSSELTCVCVCVCVQSAVGHEYQSKLSKHCSQTDTSKGFGGKFGVEADRVDQSAVGFEYAGKTEKHASQKDYAAGFGGRYGVQEDRVDRSAVGFDYQGKTEKHESQKDYAKGFGGKFGVETDKVDKSAVGFEYQGKTEKHESQKDYVKGFGGKFGVQTDRQDKSAVGWDHQEKLQLHESQKDYAKGFGGKYGVQNDRMDKSAGSFEEVQKPSVAYQKTRPVEAAGSGAGSIKARFENMAKQNEEEDRRRAEEERARRQSKEKQEQEEARRHQHLLVEPVSEALENGADVYEVEPVSTEHTHEEALEEDLYQNPEPDQQNQTTGPYEYGEDLGMTAVALYDYQAAGDDEISFDPDDIITNIEMIDEGWWRGVCRGAYGLFPANYVELRQ; encoded by the exons ATGTGGAAGGCAGCCGCTGGTCAGTCCGTCTCTGTGTCCGTGGATGATGGAGGAGATGATTGGGAGACCGACCCAGACTTTGAG AATGATGTGTCTGAGAAGGAGCAGCGCTGGGGTGCCAAGACTGTGGCCGGCTCCGGACATCAGGAGCACATCAA TATTCATAAGCTGCGTGAGCGAGTGTCGTCTGAACACACAGAGCTGAAGCAGAAGGAGCTGGAGCACATGCCCAAGGCGTCGCACGGGTACGGAGGAAAGTTTGGGCTGCAGCAGGACCGCATGGACAAGGCAAGAGGCTTCGCTCTTCTGATGCACTTCTCTGACGCAGCGGTGTGCCTTCATTCATCAgaactgacgtgtgtgtgtgtgtgtgtgtgtgtgcagtcggcTGTGGGACACGAGTATCAGAGCAAGCTCTCCAAACACTGCTCCCAGACGGACACCTCCAAGGGCTTCGGAGGTAAATTCGGCGTGGAAGCGGACCGTGTTGACCAG TCTGCCGTGGGCTTCGAGTACGCTGGGAAAACAGAAAAACACGCCTCACAGAAAG ACTACGCCGCGGGGTTCGGCGGCCGATACGGGGTGCAGGAGGACCGTGTGGACCGCAGCGCCGTCGGCTTCGATTATCAGGGAAAAACAGAGAAGCACGAGTCACAGAAAG ATTACGCTAAAGGCTTCGGAGGCAAATTCGGAGTGGAGACGGATAAAGTGGACAAGAGCGCCGTGGGCTTCGAGTACCAGGGAAAGACTGAGAAACACGAGTCTCAGAAAG ACTATGTGAAGGGCTTCGGAGGGAAGTTTGGCGTTCAGACGGACCGTCAGGATAAGTCTGCGGTGGGATGGGATCATCAAGAGAAACTGCAGCTGCACGAGTCACAGAAAG ATTACGCTAAAGGATTCGGAGGGAAGTACGGTGTGCAGAATGACCGAATGGACAAG AGCGCCGGCTCGTTCGAGGAAGTGCAGAAGCCCAGCGTGGCGTATCAGAAGACTCGTCCGGTGGAAGCAg CTGGCAGCGGCGCCGGAAGCATTAAAGCTCGCTTCGAGAACATGGCGAAGCAGAACGAGGAGGAGGACAGGAGGAGAGCAGAAGAAGAGCGCGCTCGACGACAGAGCAAAGAGAAGCAGGAGCAGGAGGAGGCACGCAGACACCAGCATCTGCTC GTGGAGCCCGTCAGTGAGGCGCTGGAGAACGGTGCAGACGTGTACGAGGTGGAGCCGGTctccacagaacacacacatgaaGAAGCGCTGGAGGAAGACCTGTACCAGAACCCTGAGCCGGACCAGCAGAACCAGACCACAG ggccgTATGAGTACGGGGAGGATCTTGGCATGACAGCCGTGGCGCTGTATGACTATCAGGCTG CGGGTGACGACGAGATCTCCTTCGATCCGGACGACATCATCACAAACATCGAGATGATCGACGAGGGCTGGTGGAGGGGTGTGTGCCGCGGCGCGTACGGACTCTTCCCCGCCAACTACGTCGAACTCCGACAGTAG
- the LOC113062887 gene encoding src substrate cortactin-like isoform X3 yields the protein MWKAAAGQSVSVSVDDGGDDWETDPDFENDVSEKEQRWGAKTVAGSGHQEHINIHKLRERVSSEHTELKQKELEHMPKASHGYGGKFGLQQDRMDKSAVGHEYQSKLSKHCSQTDTSKGFGGKFGVEADRVDQSAVGFEYAGKTEKHASQKDYAAGFGGRYGVQEDRVDRSAVGFDYQGKTEKHESQKDYAKGFGGKYGVQNDRMDKSAGSFEEVQKPSVAYQKTRPVEAAGSGAGSIKARFENMAKQNEEEDRRRAEEERARRQSKEKQEQEEARRHQHLLVEPVSEALENGADVYEVEPVSTEHTHEEALEEDLYQNPEPDQQNQTTGPYEYGEDLGMTAVALYDYQAAGDDEISFDPDDIITNIEMIDEGWWRGVCRGAYGLFPANYVELRQ from the exons ATGTGGAAGGCAGCCGCTGGTCAGTCCGTCTCTGTGTCCGTGGATGATGGAGGAGATGATTGGGAGACCGACCCAGACTTTGAG AATGATGTGTCTGAGAAGGAGCAGCGCTGGGGTGCCAAGACTGTGGCCGGCTCCGGACATCAGGAGCACATCAA TATTCATAAGCTGCGTGAGCGAGTGTCGTCTGAACACACAGAGCTGAAGCAGAAGGAGCTGGAGCACATGCCCAAGGCGTCGCACGGGTACGGAGGAAAGTTTGGGCTGCAGCAGGACCGCATGGACAAG tcggcTGTGGGACACGAGTATCAGAGCAAGCTCTCCAAACACTGCTCCCAGACGGACACCTCCAAGGGCTTCGGAGGTAAATTCGGCGTGGAAGCGGACCGTGTTGACCAG TCTGCCGTGGGCTTCGAGTACGCTGGGAAAACAGAAAAACACGCCTCACAGAAAG ACTACGCCGCGGGGTTCGGCGGCCGATACGGGGTGCAGGAGGACCGTGTGGACCGCAGCGCCGTCGGCTTCGATTATCAGGGAAAAACAGAGAAGCACGAGTCACAGAAAG ATTACGCTAAAGGATTCGGAGGGAAGTACGGTGTGCAGAATGACCGAATGGACAAG AGCGCCGGCTCGTTCGAGGAAGTGCAGAAGCCCAGCGTGGCGTATCAGAAGACTCGTCCGGTGGAAGCAg CTGGCAGCGGCGCCGGAAGCATTAAAGCTCGCTTCGAGAACATGGCGAAGCAGAACGAGGAGGAGGACAGGAGGAGAGCAGAAGAAGAGCGCGCTCGACGACAGAGCAAAGAGAAGCAGGAGCAGGAGGAGGCACGCAGACACCAGCATCTGCTC GTGGAGCCCGTCAGTGAGGCGCTGGAGAACGGTGCAGACGTGTACGAGGTGGAGCCGGTctccacagaacacacacatgaaGAAGCGCTGGAGGAAGACCTGTACCAGAACCCTGAGCCGGACCAGCAGAACCAGACCACAG ggccgTATGAGTACGGGGAGGATCTTGGCATGACAGCCGTGGCGCTGTATGACTATCAGGCTG CGGGTGACGACGAGATCTCCTTCGATCCGGACGACATCATCACAAACATCGAGATGATCGACGAGGGCTGGTGGAGGGGTGTGTGCCGCGGCGCGTACGGACTCTTCCCCGCCAACTACGTCGAACTCCGACAGTAG
- the LOC113062887 gene encoding src substrate cortactin-like isoform X2 produces the protein MWKAAAGQSVSVSVDDGGDDWETDPDFENDVSEKEQRWGAKTVAGSGHQEHINIHKLRERVSSEHTELKQKELEHMPKASHGYGGKFGLQQDRMDKSAVGHEYQSKLSKHCSQTDTSKGFGGKFGVEADRVDQSAVGFEYAGKTEKHASQKDYAAGFGGRYGVQEDRVDRSAVGFDYQGKTEKHESQKDYAKGFGGKFGVETDKVDKSAVGFEYQGKTEKHESQKDYVKGFGGKFGVQTDRQDKSAVGWDHQEKLQLHESQKDYAKGFGGKYGVQNDRMDKSAGSFEEVQKPSVAYQKTRPVEAAGSGAGSIKARFENMAKQNEEEDRRRAEEERARRQSKEKQEQEEARRHQHLLVEPVSEALENGADVYEVEPVSTEHTHEEALEEDLYQNPEPDQQNQTTGPYEYGEDLGMTAVALYDYQAAGDDEISFDPDDIITNIEMIDEGWWRGVCRGAYGLFPANYVELRQ, from the exons ATGTGGAAGGCAGCCGCTGGTCAGTCCGTCTCTGTGTCCGTGGATGATGGAGGAGATGATTGGGAGACCGACCCAGACTTTGAG AATGATGTGTCTGAGAAGGAGCAGCGCTGGGGTGCCAAGACTGTGGCCGGCTCCGGACATCAGGAGCACATCAA TATTCATAAGCTGCGTGAGCGAGTGTCGTCTGAACACACAGAGCTGAAGCAGAAGGAGCTGGAGCACATGCCCAAGGCGTCGCACGGGTACGGAGGAAAGTTTGGGCTGCAGCAGGACCGCATGGACAAG tcggcTGTGGGACACGAGTATCAGAGCAAGCTCTCCAAACACTGCTCCCAGACGGACACCTCCAAGGGCTTCGGAGGTAAATTCGGCGTGGAAGCGGACCGTGTTGACCAG TCTGCCGTGGGCTTCGAGTACGCTGGGAAAACAGAAAAACACGCCTCACAGAAAG ACTACGCCGCGGGGTTCGGCGGCCGATACGGGGTGCAGGAGGACCGTGTGGACCGCAGCGCCGTCGGCTTCGATTATCAGGGAAAAACAGAGAAGCACGAGTCACAGAAAG ATTACGCTAAAGGCTTCGGAGGCAAATTCGGAGTGGAGACGGATAAAGTGGACAAGAGCGCCGTGGGCTTCGAGTACCAGGGAAAGACTGAGAAACACGAGTCTCAGAAAG ACTATGTGAAGGGCTTCGGAGGGAAGTTTGGCGTTCAGACGGACCGTCAGGATAAGTCTGCGGTGGGATGGGATCATCAAGAGAAACTGCAGCTGCACGAGTCACAGAAAG ATTACGCTAAAGGATTCGGAGGGAAGTACGGTGTGCAGAATGACCGAATGGACAAG AGCGCCGGCTCGTTCGAGGAAGTGCAGAAGCCCAGCGTGGCGTATCAGAAGACTCGTCCGGTGGAAGCAg CTGGCAGCGGCGCCGGAAGCATTAAAGCTCGCTTCGAGAACATGGCGAAGCAGAACGAGGAGGAGGACAGGAGGAGAGCAGAAGAAGAGCGCGCTCGACGACAGAGCAAAGAGAAGCAGGAGCAGGAGGAGGCACGCAGACACCAGCATCTGCTC GTGGAGCCCGTCAGTGAGGCGCTGGAGAACGGTGCAGACGTGTACGAGGTGGAGCCGGTctccacagaacacacacatgaaGAAGCGCTGGAGGAAGACCTGTACCAGAACCCTGAGCCGGACCAGCAGAACCAGACCACAG ggccgTATGAGTACGGGGAGGATCTTGGCATGACAGCCGTGGCGCTGTATGACTATCAGGCTG CGGGTGACGACGAGATCTCCTTCGATCCGGACGACATCATCACAAACATCGAGATGATCGACGAGGGCTGGTGGAGGGGTGTGTGCCGCGGCGCGTACGGACTCTTCCCCGCCAACTACGTCGAACTCCGACAGTAG